From a region of the Methanolobus tindarius DSM 2278 genome:
- a CDS encoding caspase family protein produces MSKYVSGVFAVPKYDSRYIKNLPFCSTDCQKLKAVLKDNIGIEENNMKVFGEEAKDEVKKYDIIRATQLVCDKAQQDDTVILYFSGHGYAKNNEAYLITFDTKDDLIEDTAVPISRIKKEGSPQD; encoded by the coding sequence ATGTCTAAGTATGTCTCAGGTGTTTTTGCCGTTCCAAAATACGATTCACGATACATAAAAAACTTGCCATTTTGTTCTACTGATTGTCAGAAACTAAAAGCGGTATTAAAGGACAATATTGGTATTGAAGAGAACAACATGAAAGTATTTGGTGAAGAAGCAAAAGACGAAGTAAAAAAATATGATATTATAAGAGCCACTCAATTAGTTTGCGATAAAGCTCAACAAGACGACACTGTTATTTTATATTTTTCAGGACATGGGTATGCGAAAAATAATGAAGCTTATTTAATTACATTTGATACAAAAGATGATTTAATTGAGGATACTGCAGTTCCAATTTCAAGAATAAAAAAAGAAGGATCTCCTCAAGATTGA